One Benincasa hispida cultivar B227 chromosome 5, ASM972705v1, whole genome shotgun sequence genomic window carries:
- the LOC120078460 gene encoding LOW QUALITY PROTEIN: transcription factor ABORTED MICROSPORES-like (The sequence of the model RefSeq protein was modified relative to this genomic sequence to represent the inferred CDS: deleted 2 bases in 1 codon; substituted 2 bases at 2 genomic stop codons): MFQCYFXISSAFYQXMQVILIITLIMQNLMERLRPLVGSKSWDYCVLWKLSQDQRCIEWMDCCCAGTENNQNGGEQLVPPVSQVIPCRDTMCPHPRASSCDLLAQLPCSMPLNSGIYIQTLLSNEPKWLLFTDSTALDETVGTRVLVPFPFGLVELFVAKHASEDQHVIDFVTTQCSISMEQESIVNSSNMETSFSVDVNATNGIQSKPFAADQNAVLGDPENQFEAPGSAAQKLENTNVSYDISLDRIRLCSSPMNFLQQFSYSSENRNKNEIFHEGSQDSFLTDKQGNPYKFSAENEFQEVDTVQGSLMNTSNIHVQFMENTACKEQQGEEKDLVKHENGRSDSISDCSDRIDDEDDAITKYRRRTGQGPKSKNLVAERKRRKKLNERLYNLRALVPKISKMDKASILGDAIDFVKELQKQVKELQDELEEHSDDENGKTVVSGNNGNHNSVQLPEFLSQNDKAQNSYHIGVLGSGNLLKQNHQDTEGTSHDKTQQMEPQVEVAQIDGNEFSVKVFCENKRGGFMRLMEALNALGLEVTNANVTSYRGLVSNVFKVGKKDSEMVQADDVRDSLLEITKYPCRGWSEIIKTPECIGSRMDYPPHPHPHQHQTQHSFQDKAINSRLHLLDD; the protein is encoded by the exons ATGTTCCAATGCTATTTCTAAATATCCTCTGCTTTCTATCAATAAATGCAGGTGATTCTAATCATAACATTG ATCATGCAAAACCTGATGGAGAGACTAAGACCCCTTGTGGGTAGTAAAAGCTGGGACTACTGCGTTCTCTGGAAATTGAGCCAAGACCAGAG ATGTATTGAATGGATGGATTGCTGTTGTGCTGGGACAGAGAATAATCAAAATGGTGGAGAACAACTTGTGCCTCCTGTTTCTCAAGTCATTCCATGTAGGGACACCATGTGTCCACACCCAAGGGCTAGTTCTTGTGATCTTCTTGCGCAGCTGCCATGTTCAATGCCTCTAAATTCTGG GATTTATATACAGACGTTGCTATCAAATGAACCCAAATGGCTACTCTTCACGGATTCAACCGCACTGGAT GAAACAGTGGGGACCAGAGTATTAGTTCCATTTCCATTTGGACTAGTGGAGCTGTTCGTTGCTAAACAT GCATCTGAAGATCAGCATGTCATAGATTTTGTTACAACTCAATGCAGCATTTCGATGGAGCAAGAATCCATTGTTAATTCAAGCAACAtggaaacaagtttctccgttGATGTAAATGCAACAAACGGAATCCAATCAAAGCCATTTGCAGCAGATCAGAATGCTGTTCTAGGAGATCCTGAAAACCAATTTGAGGCACCAGGTTCAGCCGcacaaaaattagaaaacacCAATGTGAGTTATGACATCTCATTAGACAGAATCCGCCTCTGCAGTTCTCCTATGAACTTCTTGCAACAATTCAGTTACAGCTCAGAAAACAGAAACAAGAATGAAATCTTCCATGAAGGTTCACAGGATTCATTCCTTACTGATAAACAGGGAAACCCTTACAAGTTTTCAGCTGAAAATGAGTTCCAAGAGGTGGATACAGTGCAGGGGTCCTTAATGAACACATCAAACATTCATGTGCAGTTCATGGAGAACACTGCATGTAAAGAGCAGCAAGGGGAAGAAAAGGACTTGGTCAAACATGAAAATGGAAGGTCTGATTCAATTTCCGATTGCAGTGATCGGattgatgatgaagatgatgcaATCACAAAGTACCGCCGGAGGACTGGGCAAGGTCCTAAATCAAAGAACCTTGTTGCtgagaggaagagaagaaaaaaactaaatgagCGGTTGTATAACCTACGAGCATTGGTTCCCAAAATTTCTAAG ATGGACAAAGCCTCAATACTTGGTGATGCAATTGATTTTGTGAAGGAGTTGCAAAAGCAAGTCAAGGAACTCCAAGATGAACTGGAAGAACATTCAGATGATGAAAATGGTAAGACTGTAGTTTCAGGAAACAATGGAAACCATAATAGTGTCCAACTACCTGAGTTTCTGAGCCAAAACGATAAAGCTCAAAACAGTTACCATATAGGAGTACTAGGAAGTGGAAATCTTTTGAAGCAAAATCATCAGGACACTGAAGGTACTAGCCATGACAAGACTCAACAGATGGAG CCGCAAGTGGAAGTGGCACAGATTGATGGGAACGAGTTCTCTGTAAAGGTTTTCTGTGAGAACAAGCGAGGTGGATTTATGAGGTTAATGGAGGCCTTAAATGCTCTTGGCTTGGAAGTAACAAATGCAAATGTGACCAGCTATAGAGGCCTCGTATCTAATGTTTTCAAAGTTGGG AAAAAGGACAGTGAAATGGTTCAAGCAGATGATGTTAGAGACTCCTTGCTGGAGATAACAAAGTACCCATGCAGAGGGTGGTCTGAAATAATCAAGACACCAGAATGCATTGGAAGCCGCATGGACTACCCGCCCCACCCCCACCCTCATCAGCACCAGACCCAACATTCATTTCAAGACAAAGCTATCAACTCACGTCTACATCTCCTTGATGATTAA